One Gimesia aquarii DNA segment encodes these proteins:
- a CDS encoding GDSL-type esterase/lipase family protein has protein sequence MKSRHRFFPFFFNTALLLILTSPEYEVYASSIATGKSEWEGRQDVWHGFKRFHFQLDNRKCYVVVPTQTAFRKPWIWRARFPDFHYEMDVELLRQGFHIAYIDVANLFGSPQAIEYGNKFYQYLTKQHGFQQKVALEGVSRGGLFIYNWAVVNPEKVSCIYADTPVCDFKSWPGGKGKSEGSKASWKACLKAYGLTEAEALLYKNNPIDQIQTIAKARIPVLHIVSENDQVVPPDENTYLMFRRIPESDRKHNFKVLSVKTGTKKSKGHHFQHPYPNRVVSFIVKNTVYEGGSINEKTTRTLKQIKKINQTIPPINYMPNPRRLKHLKQTRHKITRGGNLRVVMLGDSIVNDTSRSQWHLLIEEKYPACKITKITSVRGSTGCWWYQENQRVQLYVTEQNPDLVIIGGISHRNDIDAIQSVVRQIREQSNAEILLTTGAFGRVDPHNDQQWQLSIDQEKTPYRYQLQQLAQNQNCGFLDLRAHWGQYIRNSDKNVDWFQRDPVHANDKGEQILGNILARYLAP, from the coding sequence ATGAAATCACGACATCGATTTTTTCCATTTTTTTTCAATACTGCTTTGCTTCTGATTTTGACCTCCCCAGAATATGAAGTATATGCCTCCTCAATAGCGACAGGGAAATCCGAATGGGAAGGTCGACAAGATGTTTGGCATGGTTTCAAACGGTTTCATTTTCAGCTAGACAACCGTAAATGTTATGTCGTAGTCCCAACTCAAACTGCTTTTCGAAAGCCCTGGATCTGGCGTGCTCGTTTTCCGGATTTTCATTACGAAATGGATGTGGAATTGCTGAGACAAGGTTTTCACATTGCCTATATCGATGTTGCCAATCTGTTTGGGTCACCACAGGCAATCGAGTATGGGAACAAATTTTACCAATATTTAACGAAGCAACATGGGTTTCAACAGAAGGTCGCATTGGAAGGTGTAAGTCGTGGAGGTTTGTTTATTTATAATTGGGCCGTGGTGAATCCAGAAAAGGTAAGCTGTATCTATGCTGACACACCTGTTTGTGATTTCAAAAGTTGGCCCGGTGGAAAAGGAAAAAGTGAAGGCTCAAAAGCGAGTTGGAAAGCTTGTCTTAAAGCCTACGGTCTGACTGAAGCAGAAGCCTTGTTATATAAAAACAACCCGATAGATCAAATCCAAACTATCGCTAAGGCACGCATCCCAGTTCTTCATATTGTTTCAGAGAATGATCAAGTTGTGCCTCCCGATGAAAACACTTATCTAATGTTTAGACGAATTCCAGAAAGTGATAGAAAACATAATTTTAAAGTTCTGTCAGTCAAAACAGGAACTAAAAAATCGAAAGGACATCACTTTCAACATCCTTATCCAAATCGCGTTGTTTCGTTTATTGTTAAAAATACGGTGTATGAAGGGGGAAGCATCAATGAGAAAACAACACGCACCTTAAAGCAGATCAAGAAAATCAATCAAACGATTCCACCGATCAATTATATGCCAAATCCCAGACGCCTGAAACACCTCAAACAAACCCGTCATAAAATTACGAGGGGCGGAAATCTTCGTGTTGTGATGTTGGGAGATAGTATCGTAAACGATACTTCACGCTCCCAGTGGCATCTTCTAATTGAAGAAAAATATCCTGCATGCAAGATTACCAAAATCACATCAGTTCGTGGATCTACTGGATGCTGGTGGTATCAAGAAAATCAACGCGTTCAACTTTATGTGACCGAGCAAAATCCAGACCTTGTTATTATTGGAGGAATTAGCCACCGAAATGATATTGATGCGATCCAAAGTGTTGTTCGACAAATCAGAGAGCAATCAAACGCAGAGATCTTGTTAACGACAGGTGCCTTTGGGAGAGTTGACCCTCATAATGATCAACAATGGCAATTAAGTATTGATCAAGAGAAGACTCCGTATCGATATCAACTTCAACAGCTTGCACAAAATCAAAACTGCGGTTTTCTGGATCTCCGCGCACATTGGGGGCAATATATCCGAAACTCTGATAAAAACGTGGACTGGTTTCAGCGTGATCCCGTCCACGCAAATGACAAAGGGGAACAAATTCTAGGCAATATTCTGGCACGATATCTGGCGCCTTAA
- a CDS encoding DUF1559 domain-containing protein, with amino-acid sequence MQFPIPLASRSNRGFTLIELLVVIAIIAILIALLLPAVQQAREAARRSTCKNSLKQIGLALHNYHNAHKTYPPGYIARGVTPTDRSDTETGSGFAWGVMLLPFLDQAPLYNQLDLNLDCTDSPNIDLADEALPIFRCASDPNQGVFSVSDGTNTYQLSSANYVGVYGYGSLTVAPGNPAEKGIMYRNSNTKVRDLTDGASNTIVVGERSYQHQFVGASSTIQADSTWYAAIPGVMRPAGMAMASMMEGQASLILGHVGQGGTMIMQHPPNTTNHIANFSSKHEGGAHFLLGDGRVRFLSENMNYETFKNLGTIADGNVLGEF; translated from the coding sequence ATGCAATTTCCTATACCGTTAGCATCCCGCTCAAATCGCGGATTTACACTCATTGAACTCTTAGTTGTCATTGCAATCATTGCAATTTTGATTGCGCTGCTTCTTCCCGCGGTCCAACAGGCCAGGGAAGCTGCCCGCCGTTCGACTTGTAAAAACAGTCTGAAACAGATTGGACTGGCTCTACATAATTATCACAACGCTCACAAAACTTATCCACCTGGATATATCGCCCGAGGAGTTACTCCAACAGATCGAAGTGATACAGAGACAGGCTCCGGATTTGCATGGGGAGTGATGCTTTTACCGTTTCTGGATCAAGCTCCCTTGTACAATCAACTTGATTTGAATTTGGATTGCACGGATAGCCCCAATATTGATCTTGCGGATGAAGCACTCCCCATCTTTCGCTGTGCCAGTGACCCGAATCAGGGTGTGTTTTCAGTTTCAGACGGGACAAATACATATCAACTTTCTTCAGCAAACTATGTCGGCGTCTATGGTTATGGAAGTTTAACCGTGGCCCCTGGAAACCCCGCTGAGAAGGGGATCATGTATCGCAATAGTAATACCAAAGTTCGTGATCTCACCGACGGGGCGTCGAATACGATTGTTGTAGGAGAGCGTTCTTATCAGCATCAGTTTGTCGGGGCTAGTTCAACGATTCAGGCAGACTCTACATGGTATGCTGCGATTCCGGGAGTCATGCGACCGGCTGGTATGGCCATGGCCTCTATGATGGAAGGTCAAGCCTCATTAATCCTTGGGCACGTGGGGCAGGGAGGAACAATGATAATGCAGCATCCCCCCAACACCACAAACCATATCGCAAATTTCTCCAGTAAGCACGAGGGAGGAGCACATTTTCTTTTGGGCGACGGAAGAGTTCGTTTTCTCAGCGAAAACATGAACTACGAAACCTTTAAGAATTTGGGGACAATTGCTGATGGGAACGTTCTCGGGGAATTCTAA
- a CDS encoding DUF6797 domain-containing protein, which translates to MMKIQQCVGITIASLLLIISDSFGETSDKPVPSIYAKQNLVAWCIVPFDGKKRGPAERAAMCAKLGLKKIAYDWRQEHIPTFEEEILEYKKNGLEYFAFWGEHEAAFKLFKKHDLHPQIWVTLRGPDKGTQKQRIQMAAKQLLPLVRRTAKMGSKLGLYNHGGWGGEPENLIAVCEYLKKHHDAQHVGIVYNQHHAHSRIDDFAKVIVLMKPHLLCLNLNGMTREGDKHGKKILPLGEGEYDVALLKIIKDSGYSGPIGIIGHTQDDVEQRLQDNLDGLEWIIPQLDGTPPAPKPKLRTWSPRKNGSKVSAIQLEGRIEYRKPPITVECRILLPRQDVYNIIVASDTKKSGAHWELFSMVQSGMFTAYTPGLIPNHTYSKAMICDGKPHTVAMVYESNRIQLFVDGKVVATQNVKPSGMTVIPSGLAIGSLVENGLGCTGAIEWVRISHTARHQPWNQFTAPPKDAYTLLNWKRGIPVENNQKAVHIQSHNHRHSITARSARPLGKTPHYSPELVEKLLDQTNSHGNAARGLMVFSAAKSACLSCHKIGKHGGTVGPDLTEIGKQRKPREIIESVLWPKRHTKREYIAHVVLTVDGRTHTGYIINKDAKELVLRDPTKGLNHKVVIPVNDIEFQRETGSLMPENLTAAMSEQQLHDLLSLLVNLGRLNGIRITQIDSVLYHAHAHLHGAVSFPFNRKPLQPEHWPHWEHHVNRNRIYDFYAKKADYFIGQAKSGKPVPGLLMDHPGLDGGTLGHWGNQNETTWASDAWSKVKLGSVQAGIFRGAGITVPRGVCVQLGEQGEMACCFNPETLSYDLVWKDGFLKFSSVRHGFLHGVTMDGTVIPNSSRGLGPNGKKIDEPFRYEGYYRIGNRVAFSYRIGKTHFLDSPWIEHGKFVRQVAPFTEHPLANQLKNNSQKWPQTFKTAIKHGSMSPYTIDTIELPVKNPWNIPIFGGGLGFRRDGAAFVCTMHGDVWRVTGFRYPSKAATWKRFASGLHHCQGMIVDDDGIFVLCRDQITLLKDLNHDGEADYYHCFSNAFKTSDKGHDFICGLERDVDGYFYMSSGNQGIVRISPDGQRADIMATGFRNPDGIGLTAGGMITVPCSEGSWTPASMICAFRPGQHLEKAKSKIPYFGYGGPQNDQPPALPLVYLPRGLDNSSGGQQTVRSDRWGPLKNQLLHFSFGMGSHFLVLRDEVEGQVQGAVVPLPGEFLSGAHRGRFNDEDGQLYVTGMQGWGSYTPETGCFQRVRYTGDSVQLPIGFKVFKNGILLKFSAPLDTEIAEQSVNHLAQCWNYRYSGAYGSPEFSTRHMGMRGHDLVAIKSAHVVGDDQSLFLEMPDLQPVNQLHLRIQTNQQHSHELFATVHKLSQHSFIEGPKLDPLEGKLINPHPILADLALVKHRVPNPYKKPLKGARKITIETGSNLSFATRSFKVKPGERIEFTLSNPDVVPHNWALVKPGTLQRVGELSNHLVSDPNAVARHYIPESSDVLCYTDVVLPKDRFTIFFKAPDQPGRYPFLCTFPGHWLVMNGEMVVSD; encoded by the coding sequence ATGATGAAAATCCAGCAATGTGTAGGAATAACAATTGCCAGCCTGCTTTTGATCATATCAGACTCGTTTGGAGAAACATCAGACAAACCAGTTCCCAGTATTTATGCAAAACAGAATCTCGTCGCCTGGTGTATCGTACCCTTTGATGGAAAAAAACGTGGACCAGCTGAGCGAGCAGCAATGTGTGCTAAGCTTGGTCTGAAGAAGATTGCCTATGACTGGCGTCAGGAGCATATACCCACCTTTGAAGAGGAGATTCTGGAATACAAAAAAAACGGATTAGAGTACTTCGCTTTTTGGGGTGAGCACGAAGCCGCCTTCAAATTGTTTAAAAAACATGATCTACATCCTCAAATATGGGTGACGCTTCGAGGGCCAGATAAAGGGACTCAGAAGCAGAGAATCCAGATGGCAGCAAAACAACTGCTACCGCTTGTTAGACGTACGGCCAAGATGGGATCAAAACTAGGCCTCTACAATCACGGCGGTTGGGGAGGCGAGCCGGAAAACCTTATAGCTGTTTGTGAATACCTCAAAAAACACCATGATGCACAACATGTGGGTATCGTTTATAACCAACACCACGCGCACAGCCGAATCGACGACTTTGCGAAAGTTATCGTATTGATGAAACCACATTTACTTTGTTTGAATTTAAACGGTATGACACGTGAGGGGGACAAACATGGAAAGAAGATTTTGCCCTTGGGAGAAGGTGAATATGATGTTGCATTACTGAAAATCATTAAGGATTCAGGTTATAGCGGGCCAATCGGAATTATTGGGCATACACAGGATGACGTCGAGCAAAGATTACAAGATAACCTCGATGGGCTTGAATGGATCATCCCTCAACTCGATGGGACTCCCCCTGCACCGAAGCCGAAGTTACGCACCTGGTCGCCAAGAAAGAATGGTTCTAAAGTTTCAGCGATTCAACTTGAAGGTCGAATTGAATACCGTAAACCGCCGATTACGGTTGAGTGTCGGATTCTGTTGCCTCGTCAAGATGTCTATAACATCATTGTGGCAAGTGATACCAAAAAATCAGGCGCCCATTGGGAACTCTTTTCAATGGTTCAGAGTGGTATGTTCACTGCATACACACCGGGATTGATTCCCAATCATACTTACTCAAAAGCAATGATCTGCGATGGGAAACCACATACCGTTGCCATGGTTTATGAGTCAAATCGGATTCAACTTTTTGTAGATGGAAAAGTTGTTGCCACTCAAAATGTAAAACCGAGTGGAATGACAGTAATTCCTAGTGGATTGGCCATTGGTAGTCTCGTTGAAAATGGTCTTGGTTGCACTGGTGCAATCGAATGGGTTCGCATCAGTCATACAGCACGTCATCAACCCTGGAATCAGTTCACTGCACCACCCAAAGATGCTTACACTTTACTTAACTGGAAGCGTGGAATACCTGTCGAGAACAATCAAAAGGCGGTCCACATCCAATCTCACAACCACAGGCACTCTATTACTGCTCGTTCAGCGAGACCATTGGGCAAAACTCCCCACTATTCCCCAGAGCTTGTTGAAAAACTACTTGATCAAACTAATTCACATGGGAATGCTGCCCGTGGTTTGATGGTGTTTTCGGCGGCAAAGTCAGCCTGTCTCAGTTGTCATAAAATCGGCAAACATGGAGGCACTGTCGGTCCAGATCTAACAGAAATCGGGAAACAGCGTAAACCTCGTGAGATTATCGAATCAGTATTGTGGCCGAAACGGCATACGAAACGTGAATATATTGCGCATGTTGTGCTGACTGTTGATGGTCGAACACATACAGGTTATATCATCAATAAGGATGCAAAAGAGCTTGTACTCCGCGATCCCACCAAGGGACTCAACCATAAAGTTGTGATTCCCGTCAATGACATCGAATTTCAACGCGAGACCGGCTCACTCATGCCTGAGAACCTGACTGCAGCGATGTCGGAACAACAGTTGCATGACTTATTGAGTCTACTTGTCAATCTCGGACGCTTAAACGGAATCCGGATTACACAAATCGATTCGGTGCTCTATCATGCCCATGCCCATCTACATGGAGCAGTCTCGTTCCCATTCAATCGTAAGCCTCTTCAACCTGAGCATTGGCCGCATTGGGAGCACCATGTCAACCGTAATCGCATCTATGACTTTTATGCCAAAAAGGCTGATTATTTCATAGGACAGGCCAAGTCAGGTAAACCTGTACCAGGTTTATTAATGGATCACCCAGGACTCGACGGTGGGACGCTCGGGCATTGGGGAAATCAAAACGAAACGACATGGGCCAGTGATGCCTGGTCGAAAGTCAAACTTGGTTCAGTGCAAGCAGGCATTTTTAGAGGTGCCGGGATTACTGTGCCACGTGGAGTGTGTGTGCAACTTGGTGAACAAGGAGAGATGGCCTGCTGTTTCAATCCGGAAACACTGTCATATGATCTCGTCTGGAAAGATGGCTTCTTAAAATTTTCTTCAGTACGTCATGGATTTCTACACGGAGTAACTATGGATGGGACTGTTATTCCTAATTCAAGTCGCGGTCTGGGGCCAAATGGTAAAAAAATTGATGAGCCGTTTCGCTATGAAGGTTATTACCGTATCGGAAATCGTGTTGCATTTTCGTATCGGATTGGAAAGACACATTTCCTGGATTCGCCCTGGATTGAACATGGTAAATTTGTGCGGCAAGTTGCTCCATTCACAGAGCATCCATTGGCCAATCAGCTTAAAAACAATTCACAGAAGTGGCCTCAAACGTTTAAAACGGCGATTAAACATGGCAGCATGTCTCCATATACAATTGATACGATAGAACTTCCTGTAAAGAACCCCTGGAATATTCCAATATTTGGCGGCGGCCTTGGTTTTCGTCGCGATGGAGCAGCTTTTGTTTGCACAATGCATGGTGACGTTTGGCGTGTTACCGGTTTCAGGTATCCATCAAAAGCTGCAACCTGGAAGCGGTTTGCTTCTGGATTGCACCATTGCCAAGGGATGATCGTCGATGATGATGGTATTTTTGTCTTATGCCGCGATCAAATCACATTATTGAAAGACCTGAATCATGATGGGGAAGCTGATTATTACCATTGTTTTAGTAATGCGTTCAAAACGTCTGACAAAGGGCATGATTTTATTTGCGGGTTAGAACGGGATGTGGATGGTTATTTTTATATGTCGTCTGGCAACCAGGGTATTGTTCGAATTTCACCTGATGGCCAACGCGCTGATATCATGGCGACAGGTTTTCGGAATCCGGATGGCATTGGTTTGACTGCGGGTGGAATGATTACAGTTCCTTGTTCAGAAGGCAGTTGGACTCCTGCATCAATGATTTGTGCCTTTCGTCCTGGTCAGCACCTGGAGAAAGCGAAATCAAAGATTCCCTATTTTGGCTATGGAGGTCCGCAAAATGATCAACCACCGGCACTTCCGCTTGTTTATTTACCGCGTGGTTTAGACAACTCATCGGGAGGCCAACAAACAGTACGCAGTGATCGTTGGGGGCCTTTGAAAAATCAGTTATTGCACTTCTCGTTTGGTATGGGATCACATTTTCTGGTCTTACGTGATGAAGTTGAGGGGCAAGTCCAGGGCGCAGTGGTTCCTTTGCCAGGCGAGTTTCTTTCAGGTGCGCACCGGGGACGTTTCAACGACGAAGATGGTCAACTCTATGTTACTGGAATGCAGGGCTGGGGCAGTTACACACCTGAAACGGGATGTTTTCAACGTGTTCGTTACACGGGGGATTCTGTGCAATTGCCTATTGGTTTCAAGGTGTTTAAGAATGGTATTTTATTGAAATTTTCTGCTCCATTGGACACAGAAATCGCAGAACAGTCAGTCAATCATTTGGCACAATGCTGGAACTATCGTTACAGCGGGGCATATGGCTCTCCAGAATTTTCGACTCGGCATATGGGTATGCGGGGTCACGATCTTGTTGCAATCAAGTCTGCACATGTTGTGGGTGATGACCAGTCTCTCTTTCTAGAGATGCCTGACCTGCAACCGGTCAATCAACTACATCTGAGGATTCAAACGAATCAGCAACACTCGCATGAGTTGTTTGCCACTGTGCATAAACTTTCGCAGCATTCTTTTATTGAGGGGCCAAAATTAGATCCCTTAGAGGGAAAGCTGATCAATCCACACCCCATTCTTGCTGATTTAGCTTTGGTGAAGCATCGTGTCCCCAACCCCTATAAAAAACCTTTAAAGGGAGCCAGGAAAATTACGATTGAGACGGGGAGCAATTTATCTTTCGCAACACGCTCGTTTAAGGTGAAACCAGGAGAACGAATCGAGTTTACGCTTTCGAATCCTGATGTCGTTCCACACAATTGGGCATTAGTGAAGCCTGGCACGTTACAACGAGTTGGCGAACTTTCTAATCATTTGGTCTCTGATCCCAATGCGGTAGCGCGACATTATATTCCTGAATCGAGTGATGTTTTGTGCTATACCGATGTTGTTTTGCCAAAAGATCGTTTTACGATTTTTTTCAAAGCCCCTGACCAACCTGGTAGGTACCCATTCCTCTGCACTTTTCCGGGACATTGGCTGGTTATGAACGGTGAAATGGTCGTAAGTGACTAG
- a CDS encoding GntR family transcriptional regulator produces MNTTGLNAQIKRTSLVDAVYESLLEAIVSGGLAPGAELNSVELAQQLEVSRTPVKEAIKLLIHDGLVEQVNNHKARVAQFTSQDICEIYELREQLEGAAVEKVTQSIDEKVLNQLRSESESLLHTYGELSWASKAVNYDIRFHTILATESGNRRLLKEIMRYRLLVRGFCRMTGSEETLLQALKEHIVIIEAIESREPLLARQAMVSHIQARKETVLEQLFTEE; encoded by the coding sequence ATGAATACGACAGGCTTGAATGCTCAAATCAAGCGGACCTCTCTGGTTGATGCGGTCTATGAGTCGCTTTTGGAAGCGATTGTATCTGGAGGTTTAGCACCTGGCGCTGAGTTAAACAGTGTCGAATTGGCCCAACAATTGGAAGTGAGCCGTACACCTGTGAAGGAAGCCATCAAGTTACTGATTCATGATGGGCTTGTAGAGCAGGTCAATAATCATAAAGCACGAGTTGCCCAATTTACCAGTCAGGATATTTGCGAGATTTATGAGCTGCGCGAACAACTGGAAGGAGCGGCAGTCGAGAAGGTAACTCAGTCCATTGATGAAAAAGTGTTAAATCAATTACGAAGTGAATCTGAGTCACTGCTACATACATATGGTGAATTATCCTGGGCATCGAAAGCTGTTAACTACGATATTCGATTTCACACAATACTTGCTACTGAAAGTGGAAATAGACGATTGTTAAAGGAAATCATGCGTTATCGGTTATTAGTTCGCGGTTTTTGTCGAATGACAGGTTCTGAAGAAACACTACTGCAGGCTCTTAAAGAACACATCGTGATAATTGAAGCAATTGAGTCAAGGGAACCTCTATTAGCTCGTCAGGCAATGGTTTCTCATATTCAAGCCCGAAAAGAGACTGTTTTAGAGCAGCTGTTTACTGAAGAATAA
- a CDS encoding alpha/beta fold hydrolase — protein sequence MISENRFDRWGLDLNYATSPPNGTPLLLLHGVTRRWQTFLPVITDLVIDWQLFAPDFRGHGKSSNSEAGYLVTDYVLDMITFTKQFNHPFVIYGHSLGAMVAAALAATLPEQVRAVILEDPPLHTMGNRISESNLLDLFNGFLQFAGDQRNLDQIINDLSQQKLRNPQTGKEVILGDIRDEASLRFTASCLQELDPAVLPPILAGQWLEGYETESIFRRIRCPTLLIQADVSAGGMLIDADATQIESWSKAVSRIKLSKVGHLIHWSATQKLINAIMGFLKSVPQD from the coding sequence ATGATCTCAGAAAATCGTTTTGATCGATGGGGACTGGACCTGAACTATGCAACCAGTCCCCCAAATGGTACTCCATTGCTTTTGTTACATGGAGTTACGAGACGCTGGCAAACATTTCTTCCTGTCATAACAGACCTTGTAATTGACTGGCAGCTATTTGCCCCCGACTTTCGTGGTCATGGAAAATCGTCAAACTCCGAGGCAGGGTATCTGGTTACTGATTATGTTCTTGATATGATCACATTCACAAAGCAGTTTAACCACCCATTTGTCATTTATGGACACTCACTGGGGGCGATGGTGGCAGCGGCTCTGGCAGCTACATTACCAGAACAAGTTCGCGCCGTGATTCTTGAAGACCCACCACTACATACAATGGGTAATCGTATTTCAGAATCAAACTTACTCGACCTCTTTAATGGCTTTCTTCAATTTGCAGGTGACCAACGTAACCTCGATCAAATCATTAATGACTTATCGCAACAAAAACTACGAAATCCACAGACTGGCAAAGAAGTAATATTGGGTGATATTCGAGATGAGGCTTCACTTCGTTTCACAGCAAGTTGTCTTCAAGAACTCGATCCCGCAGTGCTGCCCCCCATTCTTGCAGGGCAATGGCTTGAAGGATATGAAACCGAATCTATTTTTCGTCGAATACGATGCCCGACTTTACTTATTCAAGCTGATGTCTCAGCAGGGGGAATGTTGATCGATGCCGATGCAACACAAATCGAATCCTGGTCAAAGGCGGTTTCGCGTATCAAATTATCGAAGGTCGGTCATTTAATTCATTGGTCAGCCACGCAAAAGCTTATCAATGCAATCATGGGATTTCTCAAATCTGTACCACAGGATTGA
- a CDS encoding metal-dependent hydrolase family protein has protein sequence MKIATTRMLIKNGQVVDGTGAPPITDGAVLIDDGSISFVGKATELPEMANDTTEIDANGGTIMPGLVEAHFHPTYFNVAALEDLDIKYPVEYVTLLASTNAKLALECGYTAARSGGSLFNIDVWMKKAIENDLIPGPRLAASGREICGAGGLMDWNPEFRKIGMEGLILLINGADEARAAVRKLIKDGVEWVKTYPTGDAAAADANDHHTLCMTFDEMHAVVETAHNHNMKVTGHCRATEGIKNALLAGYDTLEHGTFIDNETLDLLLARDVPVVPALYFERASIDRGVEFGMSQAVIDGHKETLEGGAESARRILAAGGRVGMGGDYGFAWNPHGDYAKELEFFVNYVGFKPLDVIKCATQTGAEIMGRGKELGTLTPGKLGDVLVVDGDVVSDISLLQDRKRFIAVIQGGIVKSGQARGIFATQNS, from the coding sequence ATGAAGATCGCGACGACTCGTATGCTCATCAAAAATGGACAGGTGGTTGACGGAACGGGGGCTCCTCCCATTACCGATGGTGCAGTCTTGATTGATGATGGTTCTATTTCATTCGTTGGCAAGGCAACGGAATTACCAGAAATGGCAAATGATACCACCGAAATTGATGCTAATGGTGGAACGATCATGCCAGGTCTGGTTGAAGCTCATTTCCATCCAACCTATTTCAATGTCGCAGCTCTGGAAGATCTCGACATAAAATATCCTGTTGAATATGTCACGCTGCTTGCTTCTACAAATGCGAAGCTAGCCCTCGAATGCGGGTATACGGCCGCACGCAGTGGTGGGAGCCTGTTTAATATCGATGTCTGGATGAAAAAAGCGATTGAAAACGATCTGATTCCCGGCCCACGTTTGGCTGCAAGTGGTCGCGAAATCTGTGGTGCTGGCGGATTGATGGACTGGAATCCCGAATTCCGTAAAATCGGAATGGAAGGGTTAATTCTGTTGATCAATGGCGCGGACGAAGCGCGGGCTGCAGTACGTAAGCTGATCAAAGATGGTGTAGAATGGGTCAAAACTTACCCCACGGGTGATGCTGCGGCAGCCGATGCTAATGACCACCATACCCTATGCATGACTTTTGACGAAATGCATGCAGTTGTTGAAACCGCTCATAATCACAATATGAAAGTAACTGGCCACTGCCGCGCGACAGAGGGCATTAAGAATGCACTATTGGCTGGTTATGACACACTCGAACATGGAACATTTATTGATAATGAAACCCTGGACTTACTATTAGCACGAGACGTACCTGTCGTTCCAGCACTATATTTTGAACGGGCAAGCATCGACCGAGGTGTTGAATTTGGTATGTCACAAGCCGTCATCGATGGCCATAAAGAAACGCTCGAAGGTGGAGCAGAAAGTGCGCGCCGCATTCTTGCTGCAGGTGGTCGAGTGGGGATGGGCGGTGACTATGGGTTCGCCTGGAACCCACACGGTGACTATGCGAAAGAATTGGAATTCTTCGTGAATTACGTAGGATTTAAACCGCTAGATGTCATCAAGTGCGCTACGCAAACCGGTGCCGAAATTATGGGACGCGGCAAAGAATTGGGTACACTCACACCAGGCAAACTCGGTGATGTACTAGTTGTTGATGGTGACGTCGTATCTGATATTTCTCTACTTCAAGACCGCAAACGGTTTATTGCTGTCATACAGGGAGGGATCGTCAAGAGTGGCCAGGCTCGCGGAATTTTCGCAACTCAGAATTCTTAG